Proteins from a genomic interval of Paenibacillus lentus:
- a CDS encoding ATP-binding protein has product MKQIRIPKRLTTALVNSLTAGVVPRVGLEHIAVGRKAEVASILQDMENIAEGGAAFRLITGRYGSGKSFLLQMMRNYAMDREFVVADGDLSPERRLVGTKGQGLATYRELMMNISTRTRPDGGALETMLQKWIASLQQEQMQASGLRPGDPALHEAVELRIYAVCNEMQNLVHGFDFAKVLAAYWKGCKLEDDDLKAAALRWLRGEFPTRTEARKELGVGVIVDDDNWYDYMKLWAEFAVRIGYKGLLLFIDEGVNLYKITNSISRQSNYEKLLTMFNDTMQGKAQHLGIYLGGTPQFVEDERRGLFSYDALRSRLMDGRYSSGTRRTYTSPILKLDMLSHEEILILLQKLSDIHAQHFGYETRLTDEQLVAFMQAAVNRLGAEELLTTREVVRDFMDMLHMLHQYKGLSFEELMGEREQEYAASVRGRKSGEKDELDDFLAEFEL; this is encoded by the coding sequence GTGAAGCAAATTCGGATTCCGAAACGGCTTACCACGGCGCTGGTGAATTCTCTGACGGCGGGGGTAGTCCCTCGGGTCGGACTGGAACATATTGCAGTTGGACGAAAAGCCGAGGTAGCCTCGATCCTGCAGGATATGGAGAACATCGCGGAAGGTGGAGCGGCTTTTCGTCTGATTACCGGAAGGTATGGCAGCGGCAAGAGCTTTTTGCTGCAAATGATGCGCAATTATGCTATGGATCGAGAGTTTGTCGTAGCGGACGGAGATCTGTCGCCGGAGCGGCGGCTCGTAGGAACGAAAGGGCAGGGGCTGGCGACCTACCGGGAGCTCATGATGAATATATCTACCCGAACGAGACCGGACGGCGGTGCTTTGGAGACGATGCTGCAAAAGTGGATCGCTTCGCTCCAGCAGGAACAAATGCAGGCATCCGGCTTGCGTCCCGGAGATCCGGCGCTGCACGAAGCGGTAGAGCTGCGGATTTACGCAGTGTGTAATGAAATGCAGAATCTGGTGCATGGGTTTGACTTTGCCAAGGTGCTCGCTGCTTATTGGAAAGGCTGCAAGCTGGAGGACGATGACCTGAAAGCGGCAGCGCTGCGCTGGCTGCGCGGGGAGTTCCCGACCCGAACGGAAGCGCGTAAAGAGCTTGGGGTTGGCGTCATCGTTGACGATGACAATTGGTATGATTACATGAAGCTATGGGCAGAGTTTGCGGTACGGATTGGATATAAGGGGCTTCTGCTGTTTATTGATGAAGGTGTGAATTTGTATAAAATCACAAACAGCATTTCCCGTCAGAGCAATTACGAGAAGCTGCTGACGATGTTCAACGATACAATGCAAGGCAAAGCCCAACATCTCGGCATCTACCTAGGAGGTACACCACAGTTTGTGGAGGACGAGCGCAGAGGGCTGTTCAGTTATGATGCCCTGCGTTCGCGGCTGATGGACGGGCGCTACAGCAGTGGTACACGCCGGACGTACACCTCGCCGATTCTAAAGTTGGACATGCTGTCCCATGAGGAAATCCTAATATTACTACAAAAACTGAGCGACATTCATGCCCAGCACTTCGGCTATGAGACGCGGCTTACGGATGAACAACTGGTTGCCTTCATGCAGGCGGCGGTGAATCGGCTGGGTGCCGAGGAGTTGCTAACGACCCGTGAGGTGGTACGGGATTTCATGGACATGCTACATATGCTGCATCAGTATAAAGGGCTTTCGTTTGAGGAGCTAATGGGGGAGCGGGAGCAGGAGTATGCTGCCAGTGTGAGGGGCCGAAAGAGCGGGGAGAAGGATGAATTGGACGATTTCCTGGCGGAGTTTGAGCTATGA
- a CDS encoding DEAD/DEAH box helicase produces the protein MSGISLFSRLAPFIQEYIYRKKWDSLREAQIEACRVLLDTGHHLLIASGTASGKTEAAFFPALTELYECPSGSVGILYIGPLKALINDQFERISELLREGEVPVWHWHGDVSQAEKTKLMQRPSGVLQITPESLEGLLMNRPNAIPALFHDLRYILIDEVHAFMGADRGIQVLSQLIRLERMASCSPRRIGLSATLSDYEVAARWLGAGTAQPVEVVSPQGGRKLKLSVEHFSFPDARDEREAEHLELAKQQYYSFIYDHTHRKKALVFTNSRSDAELTTLELRRIAAKREERDVFHVHHGSISAMLREETEAALRSGPGPAVAAATVTLELGIDLGELERVIQLGAPYSCSSFVQRLGRSGRRGDQASEMMFLCAEEEDEEAQLPARMPWTLLRAIAVIELYVRERWVEPLDLRRKPIGVLYHQTMSTLKSIGEAEPAELARAVLTLPVFRGIEPDEFKQLLRYLLQTDHIQQTEEGTLIIGLGGEKIVNNFRFLAVFKDDEEHAVYNGSEEIGSITTVPPPGYCFTLAGKLWKVEEVDSKHKAVYVKSSRGKVDTLWLGAGGDIHTRVLQKMRQVLLEQTLYPYLAPGAVNRLERARRLARESGLLRSPVIPAGGDSLFILPWVGSKQFRTLERLLKHNLAEAMGLRQIVPMEPYYMIVSGRADAAELLAGIQAELAVVADPEALLAADEAPYLGKYDEFVPPELVRRAFAVDGLDVTGLTEAFASDKNDSKETGNGGES, from the coding sequence ATGAGCGGCATTTCTCTTTTTTCTCGATTGGCACCGTTTATCCAGGAATACATTTACCGCAAAAAATGGGACAGCCTCCGCGAGGCGCAAATCGAGGCCTGCCGCGTATTGTTAGATACTGGCCATCATCTGTTGATCGCCTCTGGAACGGCTTCTGGCAAGACGGAGGCGGCCTTTTTTCCTGCACTTACGGAGCTGTACGAGTGTCCTTCCGGGTCTGTCGGCATTCTATATATTGGGCCGCTGAAGGCATTGATCAACGATCAGTTCGAGCGGATTAGCGAGCTGCTGCGGGAGGGAGAGGTGCCGGTTTGGCATTGGCACGGTGATGTCTCCCAAGCGGAGAAAACGAAGCTGATGCAGCGACCCTCTGGCGTCCTGCAAATTACGCCCGAATCGCTGGAGGGGCTGCTCATGAATCGGCCGAATGCAATTCCCGCCTTGTTCCATGATCTGAGGTACATCCTAATTGATGAGGTTCATGCGTTTATGGGGGCGGATCGGGGCATTCAGGTGCTAAGTCAGTTGATCCGCTTAGAGCGAATGGCTTCCTGTTCACCGAGGCGAATTGGCCTGTCCGCTACTCTAAGTGATTACGAGGTTGCGGCACGCTGGCTTGGGGCGGGAACCGCTCAGCCTGTCGAGGTGGTGTCTCCGCAGGGCGGGCGGAAATTAAAACTGTCGGTGGAGCATTTTTCGTTCCCGGATGCCCGGGATGAACGGGAAGCTGAGCATCTAGAGCTGGCGAAGCAGCAATATTACAGTTTTATATATGATCACACCCACCGAAAAAAAGCGCTCGTCTTCACCAATAGCCGCTCCGATGCCGAGCTGACGACGCTGGAGCTGCGCCGGATTGCCGCGAAGCGGGAGGAGCGTGACGTGTTCCACGTACATCACGGGAGCATATCGGCGATGCTTCGCGAGGAGACGGAGGCAGCGCTTCGCTCTGGCCCTGGGCCAGCGGTGGCTGCAGCGACAGTCACACTGGAGCTCGGTATTGATCTTGGTGAGCTTGAGCGGGTCATACAGCTCGGCGCGCCGTACAGTTGCTCCAGTTTTGTGCAGCGGCTGGGCCGATCTGGCCGCCGAGGTGACCAGGCGTCGGAGATGATGTTTCTCTGCGCGGAAGAAGAGGATGAGGAGGCGCAGCTGCCTGCGCGGATGCCGTGGACACTGCTGCGGGCAATCGCGGTCATTGAGCTGTACGTTCGCGAACGCTGGGTAGAGCCGCTGGATTTGCGCCGAAAGCCGATTGGCGTCCTTTATCATCAGACAATGAGCACGCTCAAGAGTATCGGCGAGGCGGAGCCTGCCGAACTGGCGCGGGCGGTGCTGACCTTGCCGGTATTTCGCGGTATTGAGCCGGATGAGTTCAAGCAGTTGCTGCGCTATCTACTGCAGACCGACCATATTCAACAGACGGAGGAAGGCACGCTGATCATCGGGCTTGGCGGAGAGAAGATTGTGAATAACTTTCGATTCTTGGCGGTGTTTAAGGATGACGAGGAACACGCGGTGTATAACGGCTCTGAGGAGATCGGAAGCATCACGACTGTACCGCCGCCAGGATACTGCTTCACGTTGGCCGGCAAGTTGTGGAAGGTAGAGGAAGTGGACAGCAAGCACAAGGCGGTATACGTAAAATCCTCTAGAGGCAAGGTGGACACGCTTTGGCTTGGAGCCGGGGGCGATATTCATACACGGGTGCTGCAAAAAATGCGCCAGGTGCTGCTGGAGCAGACGCTGTATCCGTATTTGGCACCCGGCGCGGTGAACCGTTTGGAACGTGCGCGCAGGCTGGCCCGGGAAAGCGGCTTGCTGCGGAGTCCGGTCATTCCAGCTGGCGGTGATTCACTGTTTATTTTGCCCTGGGTGGGAAGCAAGCAATTCCGTACCTTGGAGCGTCTTTTGAAGCATAATCTCGCAGAAGCGATGGGACTGCGTCAGATTGTCCCGATGGAACCGTATTATATGATCGTTTCAGGAAGAGCAGACGCTGCAGAGCTGCTGGCAGGTATTCAGGCTGAGCTGGCTGTGGTCGCTGATCCTGAAGCGCTGCTGGCTGCAGATGAAGCGCCATACCTCGGCAAGTATGATGAATTTGTACCCCCTGAGTTGGTGCGCCGAGCTTTTGCTGTGGATGGGCTAGATGTAACAGGGCTGACAGAGGCGTTTGCTTCAGATAAAAATGATAGTAAGGAGACCGGGAATGGCGGCGAAAGTTAA
- a CDS encoding TerB N-terminal domain-containing protein, translated as MNDRADRHVDHINNNQRRIQEHQLTFAEIELEQQGPEQAKSIVVSSDHQEREMDWQRDFRYVSRERQFVEQARVLEWENEAVAEFIPFHAYWPTYEQMQPRQLRWYLYWRGEVRSGRYPDTDLSYLFVYLYELIHGVGWSEPAEGYELMRRVWLAYRERYPELDGYVREWLYDYSLVFELEVPPAEPLQKLPRGLSRELKELEWKRRFTAEPLVLTWDMLRTMIDYDVEKSRFYTGQGRKDLQLYVPKVVSIVDAYLFKSEGARLLERFMPREKKVSRPLFRTAVYDHELYGRSISVSVLPISEHLPLRSFLTQLARFTENKLRELAGFRGKLRGITIEPAVEELVVRYLHRDLEQRKVEKARVHLSKVKINTVKLHRLQRESDEVRDMLMAEEQVEIDFERLQIEPVLRAGSMSAYSKRRDEEVSSEGGKQVEIAAEAAATGLSQEWRELFAQLSGAHRELLSVLLNGENTAARFRIAEQAGSMPELLLDEINEISMEWMGDLLVDGDEIVEEYRAELQSMLGGSGF; from the coding sequence ATGAACGATAGAGCGGATAGACACGTTGATCATATAAATAATAACCAAAGAAGAATACAGGAGCATCAGCTTACGTTTGCTGAGATCGAGCTGGAACAGCAGGGGCCGGAGCAGGCGAAATCCATTGTGGTCAGCTCGGATCATCAAGAACGGGAAATGGACTGGCAGCGCGATTTTCGCTATGTCTCCCGTGAAAGACAATTTGTCGAGCAAGCCCGGGTGCTGGAGTGGGAAAACGAAGCAGTGGCAGAGTTCATCCCTTTTCACGCATACTGGCCCACATATGAACAAATGCAGCCGAGGCAACTGCGCTGGTATCTGTATTGGCGGGGAGAGGTACGCTCCGGGCGGTATCCGGATACGGATTTATCGTATCTTTTTGTGTACTTGTATGAGCTTATACATGGAGTTGGATGGAGTGAACCCGCGGAAGGCTATGAGCTGATGCGTCGGGTTTGGCTGGCTTACCGCGAGCGTTATCCGGAGCTGGATGGATATGTACGCGAATGGCTGTATGATTACAGTCTGGTGTTCGAATTGGAGGTGCCGCCTGCCGAACCGCTTCAGAAGCTCCCACGGGGTTTATCCAGGGAGCTCAAGGAGCTGGAATGGAAACGCAGGTTTACCGCTGAGCCGCTTGTGCTGACATGGGACATGCTGCGGACGATGATCGACTATGATGTGGAGAAGAGTCGCTTTTATACCGGGCAAGGGCGAAAGGATCTGCAGCTCTATGTCCCGAAGGTGGTGTCTATAGTGGACGCATATTTATTCAAATCTGAGGGGGCCAGGCTGCTGGAGCGTTTTATGCCCCGCGAGAAAAAAGTGAGCAGACCGCTGTTCCGTACTGCAGTATATGATCACGAGCTGTATGGCCGCAGCATTTCGGTAAGTGTCCTGCCGATCAGTGAACACCTTCCATTGCGTTCGTTTTTGACCCAACTGGCCAGGTTTACCGAGAACAAGCTGCGCGAGCTTGCAGGTTTTAGGGGAAAGCTGAGGGGAATCACGATCGAGCCGGCGGTGGAGGAACTGGTTGTCCGTTACCTGCACAGAGATCTTGAGCAGCGCAAAGTGGAGAAGGCCAGAGTCCATCTGTCCAAAGTTAAGATAAATACGGTGAAGCTGCATAGGCTGCAGCGGGAATCGGATGAGGTGCGGGATATGCTGATGGCAGAGGAGCAGGTGGAGATCGATTTCGAGCGCCTTCAGATTGAGCCTGTACTTCGTGCTGGGTCTATGAGCGCCTACAGTAAGCGCCGGGATGAGGAAGTTAGCAGTGAAGGCGGTAAGCAGGTTGAAATCGCGGCCGAGGCTGCTGCGACAGGGCTTTCCCAGGAATGGCGTGAGCTATTTGCTCAGCTTTCCGGCGCTCATCGCGAATTGCTCTCCGTTCTGCTTAATGGAGAGAATACCGCGGCACGATTCAGAATTGCCGAGCAGGCTGGCTCCATGCCTGAGCTGCTGCTCGATGAGATTAATGAAATATCCATGGAATGGATGGGTGACTTGCTCGTCGATGGCGATGAGATTGTGGAGGAGTACCGAGCAGAGCTCCAAAGTATGCTTGGAGGCAGCGGTTTTTAA